The Mycolicibacterium boenickei genome has a segment encoding these proteins:
- a CDS encoding SulP family inorganic anion transporter produces the protein MGTPTFVRKLGRPKPRDVIAGLVTGLFSIPEGMAYASIGGFNPVTGIYAGVMPGIIGSLFARTVLMVTTLTSAIALTSRSVLKEAGLDPADPANVAALALVVGVVMLLFGLLRFGSIMNFVSNAVMTGFSTGIALQIVAGVLGDATGYKPQSGNTIGKFIDSLAHIGLWHPAAVAVALGTVAVWAVFHFIKPLESFATLLALVVVTAVVAVAHIDVETVGDIASIANALPPVTVPNFAAMPELIVGGVAVALVALAQAAGISAAVPNPDGSRTNMNGDFLAQGAANVAGGLFGALPAGGSLSRTGVATSAGAQTRWAGIFAGLWLAVLVLVAGSAAEIIPMPVIGGLILVIGAELVVGRLPDIKLVLRVAPLSAVAMLVTFAATTQLPLHTAIVIGVITSLVLYCAKAAEAAQLMALTPTSDGGWQEAPVPERCASNDVTVLHYAGVGLFAEVARIDETWPRAEGTTNAVVVLSLRALPDVPSSVTIKALRRWAGQLTANNGRLIIAGVNPGTAEVLLRGGLDDLLGADGVVPASDRIFGALDVAVERGRAWVAAQGGEPGDSPQRDSN, from the coding sequence GTGGGTACGCCAACGTTCGTTCGAAAGCTCGGTCGTCCCAAGCCCCGTGATGTCATAGCCGGACTGGTCACGGGCCTGTTCTCCATACCCGAGGGCATGGCCTACGCCAGTATCGGCGGGTTCAACCCGGTCACCGGCATCTACGCCGGCGTCATGCCGGGCATCATTGGGTCGCTGTTCGCCCGCACGGTGTTGATGGTGACCACCCTGACCAGCGCAATCGCGCTGACATCACGCAGTGTGCTCAAGGAAGCCGGTCTCGATCCGGCGGACCCGGCAAATGTCGCCGCGCTGGCCCTTGTGGTCGGTGTGGTGATGCTGCTGTTCGGTCTGCTGCGGTTCGGCTCGATCATGAACTTCGTCTCCAACGCCGTGATGACCGGCTTCTCCACCGGCATCGCCCTGCAGATCGTGGCCGGCGTCCTCGGCGACGCGACGGGTTACAAACCGCAGAGCGGCAACACGATTGGCAAATTCATCGACTCCCTCGCCCATATCGGGCTATGGCACCCGGCCGCCGTCGCGGTAGCGCTGGGCACGGTCGCGGTGTGGGCGGTGTTCCACTTCATCAAGCCACTCGAATCATTCGCGACGTTGCTCGCCCTCGTGGTGGTGACCGCGGTGGTGGCGGTGGCGCACATCGACGTCGAAACTGTGGGCGACATCGCGTCGATCGCGAATGCGCTTCCACCGGTGACGGTTCCGAACTTTGCCGCGATGCCCGAGCTGATCGTCGGCGGCGTCGCGGTGGCACTCGTCGCGCTGGCTCAGGCCGCGGGAATCTCTGCCGCCGTACCGAATCCGGACGGCAGCCGCACCAACATGAATGGTGATTTCCTGGCCCAGGGTGCGGCAAACGTGGCAGGTGGCCTGTTCGGTGCGCTGCCGGCGGGCGGCTCGCTCTCGCGCACGGGGGTGGCCACCTCGGCCGGTGCCCAGACTCGGTGGGCCGGAATCTTCGCCGGGCTCTGGCTGGCCGTGCTGGTGCTGGTCGCGGGCTCGGCCGCGGAGATCATCCCGATGCCCGTGATCGGCGGGCTGATCCTGGTGATCGGGGCCGAACTCGTCGTCGGCCGGCTGCCCGACATCAAGCTGGTGCTGCGGGTCGCGCCGTTGTCGGCCGTCGCGATGCTGGTCACCTTTGCCGCCACCACCCAACTGCCCCTGCACACCGCGATCGTCATCGGCGTGATCACCTCACTCGTGCTCTACTGCGCCAAGGCTGCCGAGGCCGCGCAACTGATGGCGCTGACCCCGACGTCCGATGGCGGCTGGCAGGAGGCGCCCGTGCCCGAGCGGTGCGCCAGCAACGACGTCACCGTGCTGCACTACGCCGGCGTGGGGCTGTTCGCCGAGGTGGCCCGGATCGACGAGACCTGGCCGCGGGCCGAAGGCACCACCAATGCCGTGGTGGTGCTGAGCCTGCGGGCGCTGCCCGACGTGCCGTCCTCGGTGACCATCAAGGCGCTGCGCCGCTGGGCCGGCCAACTGACCGCCAACAACGGCAGGCTGATCATCGCCGGGGTCAACCCCGGGACCGCGGAGGTGCTGCTGCGCGGTGGGCTCGATGACCTGCTGGGCGCCGACGGCGTGGTCCCGGCATCCGACCGGATCTTCGGCGCGCTCGACGTGGCGGTCGAACGGGGCCGCGCCTGGGTGGCCGCTCAGGGCGGCGAACCGGGGGATTCGCCGCAGCGTGATTCGAACTAG
- the lpqV gene encoding lipoprotein LpqV: MRRYTWTTRLTATAAGLGLLIGCSTDAGKDQSGASTAPAPQATTTAEAATPTAKPGEVATSPGGVTTAVGADAQSTEEEYFQACHAAKIWMQAKGGDLKAQIEPYLASVQAPDAAPGPGTYNVAWAQLEPGRQAAVIVAARAAADELCS; the protein is encoded by the coding sequence ATGCGCCGTTACACGTGGACCACACGCTTGACCGCCACAGCCGCCGGGCTGGGCCTGCTGATCGGATGCTCGACGGATGCCGGCAAGGACCAGTCCGGGGCATCCACGGCACCTGCTCCGCAGGCGACGACGACCGCCGAGGCGGCCACCCCGACGGCCAAGCCCGGTGAGGTGGCGACCTCGCCCGGCGGGGTCACGACGGCCGTCGGCGCCGACGCGCAGTCCACCGAGGAGGAGTATTTCCAGGCCTGTCACGCCGCGAAGATCTGGATGCAGGCCAAGGGTGGTGACCTCAAGGCCCAGATCGAGCCGTACCTGGCGAGCGTGCAGGCTCCCGACGCGGCACCCGGGCCGGGCACGTACAACGTGGCATGGGCCCAGCTGGAGCCGGGGCGTCAGGCTGCCGTCATCGTGGCGGCGCGGGCTGCGGCCGACGAGCTCTGCAGCTAG
- a CDS encoding cysteine dioxygenase: MLSTLAPVPAVSAPTRLRLPDLLHATDRAADDVLSGRYDRLLRGLPKDDRWYTRLSGDDEVEVWLISWVPDKSTELHDHGGSLGALTVVSGSLRETRWDGELLRQRRLTEGDQAAFPLGWVHDVVHASGPVTVTGPTLSVHAYSPPLTAMSYYEVTPQNTLRRNRTELTDAPEG, translated from the coding sequence ATGCTGTCCACGCTCGCACCCGTCCCTGCCGTCTCGGCGCCCACCCGGCTGCGACTGCCCGATCTGCTGCACGCCACCGACCGCGCCGCTGACGACGTGTTGTCCGGCCGCTACGACCGGCTGCTGAGGGGGCTGCCGAAGGATGACCGGTGGTACACCCGGCTGTCCGGTGACGACGAAGTCGAGGTCTGGCTGATCAGCTGGGTGCCCGACAAGTCGACCGAACTGCACGACCACGGCGGCTCGCTCGGCGCGCTGACCGTGGTGTCCGGCTCACTGCGCGAAACCCGTTGGGACGGCGAGCTGCTGAGGCAGCGACGGCTCACGGAGGGCGATCAGGCGGCCTTCCCGCTGGGTTGGGTTCACGATGTCGTCCATGCCTCCGGACCGGTGACGGTGACCGGGCCCACGCTCAGCGTGCACGCCTACTCGCCGCCGCTGACCGCGATGTCCTACTACGAGGTGACACCGCAGAACACGTTGCGGCGCAACCGCACCGAGCTCACCGACGCACCGGAGGGATAG
- a CDS encoding rhodanese-like domain-containing protein, translating to MSRIDTVLEQARARLHRLPAADLPEALDSGAVLVDIRPAAQRAAEGSVPGALVIERNVLEWRCDPTSDARIPQAVDDDVYWVILCSEGYTSSLAAASLIDLGLHRSTDVVGGYHALVAAGQV from the coding sequence ATGAGCCGCATCGACACCGTGCTGGAGCAGGCCCGCGCCCGGCTGCACCGGCTGCCCGCCGCAGACCTGCCCGAGGCGCTGGATTCCGGCGCCGTGCTGGTCGACATCCGGCCCGCCGCTCAACGCGCCGCCGAAGGCTCGGTGCCCGGCGCGCTGGTCATCGAGCGCAACGTGCTGGAGTGGCGCTGCGATCCGACCAGCGACGCACGGATTCCGCAGGCCGTCGACGACGACGTCTACTGGGTGATCCTGTGCTCGGAGGGCTACACCTCGAGCCTGGCCGCCGCCTCGCTGATCGACCTTGGGCTGCACCGGTCGACCGATGTCGTCGGCGGCTACCACGCACTGGTGGCCGCCGGTCAGGTCTGA
- a CDS encoding alpha/beta hydrolase produces the protein MTDTAEPEADAPEVQSGDVDKPVWWARHYTFFGTAVGLVFVWFSLTPSLLPRGPLFQGLVSGAAGATGYGLGVFGVWLVRYMRSAETSPRAPKWAWLSLLAVGIVGQVLMIVYFHVWQDEIRDFMGVPRLKFWDHPLTAVLSLVVLFAFVELGQLIRKLVRFLDLKFDRFLPPRVSAVVVVALLLALSIALLNGVVVRVAMDTINRTFAAVNDESDPDFPAPMTPLRSGGPQSLADWESLGHQGRVFVSAGPTVQQLSRFSGKPAVEPIRAYAGLHSADGIKATAALAARELQRTGGLNRAVVAVATTTGTGWINEAEASALEYMYNGNTAIVSMQYSFLPSWLSFLVDQENARQAGQALFEAVDALVRAMPEPQRPKLVVFGESLGSFGGEAPFLSLNNLVARTDGALFSGPTFKNTIWTTLTRDRDAGSPEWLPIYDNGENVRFVAKAENLDRPEAQWGHPRAVYLQHASDPISWWTPDLLFAKPDWLREPRGYDVSRRMEWIPIVTFLQVSADMAVAVDVPDGHGHVYVQNVADAWAAILQPPGWTPEMTAKLRPLLNNNENA, from the coding sequence GTGACCGACACCGCCGAACCCGAGGCCGACGCACCCGAAGTCCAGTCAGGTGACGTGGACAAACCTGTCTGGTGGGCGCGTCATTACACGTTCTTCGGCACCGCGGTGGGTCTGGTGTTCGTCTGGTTCTCGCTGACGCCGTCGCTGCTGCCCCGCGGCCCGCTGTTCCAGGGCCTGGTCAGCGGCGCGGCGGGCGCGACCGGCTACGGGCTCGGCGTGTTCGGGGTGTGGCTGGTCCGCTACATGCGTTCGGCGGAAACCAGCCCGCGGGCGCCGAAGTGGGCGTGGTTGTCCCTGCTGGCCGTCGGCATCGTCGGCCAGGTCCTGATGATCGTCTACTTCCATGTGTGGCAGGACGAGATCCGTGACTTCATGGGTGTGCCCCGGCTGAAGTTCTGGGACCACCCGTTGACGGCGGTGCTGTCGCTGGTGGTGTTGTTCGCGTTCGTCGAGCTGGGCCAGCTGATCCGCAAGCTGGTGCGGTTCCTGGATCTCAAGTTCGATCGCTTTCTGCCGCCACGGGTTTCGGCCGTTGTGGTGGTGGCATTGCTGCTGGCGTTGAGCATCGCGTTGCTCAACGGGGTGGTGGTCCGGGTGGCGATGGACACCATCAACCGGACGTTCGCGGCGGTCAACGACGAGAGCGATCCCGACTTTCCCGCGCCGATGACGCCCCTGCGCTCGGGTGGCCCGCAGTCGCTGGCGGACTGGGAATCGCTGGGCCATCAGGGCCGGGTGTTCGTGTCGGCCGGCCCTACCGTGCAACAACTTTCGCGGTTCAGCGGCAAGCCCGCGGTCGAACCGATCCGCGCCTACGCCGGCCTGCACTCCGCCGACGGCATCAAGGCGACGGCGGCGTTGGCGGCCAGGGAATTACAGCGCACCGGCGGGCTGAACCGCGCTGTGGTCGCGGTGGCCACCACGACGGGCACGGGCTGGATCAACGAGGCCGAGGCCTCGGCCCTGGAATACATGTACAACGGCAACACCGCGATCGTGTCGATGCAGTACTCGTTCCTGCCGAGCTGGTTGTCGTTCCTGGTCGACCAGGAGAACGCGCGGCAGGCCGGGCAGGCGTTGTTCGAGGCGGTCGACGCGTTGGTGCGGGCGATGCCTGAGCCCCAGCGGCCCAAGCTGGTGGTGTTCGGGGAAAGCCTTGGCTCGTTCGGCGGCGAGGCGCCGTTCCTGTCGCTGAACAATCTCGTCGCCCGCACCGACGGCGCGCTGTTCTCGGGCCCGACGTTCAAGAACACCATCTGGACGACGCTCACCCGTGACCGCGACGCCGGTTCACCGGAGTGGCTACCGATCTACGACAACGGCGAGAACGTCAGGTTCGTCGCGAAGGCCGAGAATCTGGACCGGCCAGAAGCGCAATGGGGCCACCCCCGCGCGGTGTACCTGCAGCACGCGTCGGACCCGATCTCGTGGTGGACTCCCGACCTGCTGTTCGCCAAGCCGGACTGGCTGCGTGAGCCCCGTGGGTACGACGTGTCCCGCCGCATGGAGTGGATCCCGATCGTGACGTTCCTGCAGGTGTCCGCGGACATGGCCGTTGCCGTCGACGTGCCCGACGGACATGGGCACGTTTACGTCCAGAATGTGGCCGATGCCTGGGCGGCGATCCTGCAGCCGCCGGGTTGGACGCCGGAGATGACCGCGAAACTCCGTCCGCTGCTGAACAACAACGAAAACGCCTGA
- a CDS encoding enoyl-CoA hydratase has product MSEFETILVTRTDRVATIKLNRPKALNALNSQVMTEVTTAAAELDNDPGIGAIIVTGNEKAFAAGADIKEMADLSFADVYSADFFELWSKFAATRTPTIAAVAGYALGGGCELAMMCDILIAADSAKFGQPEIKLGVLPGMGGSQRLTRAIGKAKAMDLILTGRTIDAVEAERAGLVSRLVPADSLIDEALAVAETIAGMSLSASRMAKEAVNRAFESSLAEGLLYERRLFHSAFATADQKEGMAAFTEKRAANFTHR; this is encoded by the coding sequence ATGAGTGAGTTCGAGACGATCCTGGTGACCCGCACCGACCGGGTCGCCACCATCAAACTGAACCGGCCCAAGGCGCTGAACGCGCTCAACAGCCAGGTCATGACCGAAGTGACCACGGCCGCAGCCGAACTCGACAACGATCCCGGCATCGGCGCGATCATCGTCACCGGAAACGAGAAGGCCTTCGCCGCGGGCGCGGACATCAAGGAGATGGCCGATCTGTCCTTCGCCGACGTGTACTCGGCCGATTTCTTCGAGCTGTGGTCGAAGTTCGCGGCCACCCGCACCCCGACCATCGCCGCGGTCGCCGGTTACGCACTCGGCGGCGGCTGCGAGCTGGCGATGATGTGCGACATCCTGATCGCCGCGGATTCGGCGAAGTTCGGTCAGCCCGAGATCAAGCTGGGCGTGCTGCCGGGCATGGGTGGCAGCCAGCGGCTGACGCGGGCGATCGGCAAGGCCAAGGCGATGGATCTGATCCTGACCGGCCGCACCATCGACGCCGTCGAGGCCGAGCGGGCCGGCCTGGTTTCCCGCCTGGTGCCTGCGGACTCGCTGATCGACGAGGCCCTGGCGGTGGCCGAGACCATCGCCGGGATGTCGCTGTCGGCCTCCCGGATGGCCAAGGAAGCGGTCAACCGCGCCTTCGAGTCGAGCCTGGCCGAGGGACTGCTCTACGAGCGCCGGCTGTTCCACTCGGCATTCGCCACCGCCGACCAGAAGGAAGGCATGGCGGCGTTCACCGAGAAGCGCGCCGCAAACTTCACCCATCGCTAA
- a CDS encoding enoyl-CoA hydratase/isomerase family protein codes for MTENEDVLVSVRNGVGILTLNRPKAINSLNDAMVAGISEALHAWENDESVHTVLLTGSGERGLCAGGDVVALYHSAREGGADARRFWYDEYLLNAYIGSYPKPYVALMDGIVMGGGVGVASHGSVRIATDTTKMAMPEVGIGFIPDVGGTYLLSRAPGRLGLHAALTGAPFSGADAIAMGFADHYVPHDKLAAFTESVIADGVENALATHAIDPPASPLLEQRDWIDECYAGDTVDDILAALGGHDASAAQDAAKLIATRSPIALSVTLEAVRRAAKLDTLEDVLQQEYRTSCASVKSHDFVEGIRAQLVDKDRNPQWSPASLSAVTPADIEAYFVPAEPDLTFQEETK; via the coding sequence GTGACAGAAAACGAGGACGTCCTAGTAAGTGTCCGCAACGGCGTCGGAATCCTCACGCTGAACCGGCCCAAGGCGATCAACTCGCTCAACGATGCGATGGTCGCGGGCATCTCCGAGGCCCTGCACGCCTGGGAGAACGACGAGTCCGTTCACACCGTGCTGCTGACCGGTTCTGGCGAACGCGGCCTGTGCGCGGGCGGTGACGTCGTCGCGCTGTATCACAGCGCTCGCGAGGGCGGCGCCGACGCGCGCCGGTTCTGGTACGACGAATACCTGCTCAACGCCTACATCGGCAGCTACCCCAAGCCCTACGTGGCGCTGATGGACGGCATCGTGATGGGCGGTGGCGTGGGCGTGGCGTCGCACGGCAGCGTCCGGATCGCCACCGACACCACCAAGATGGCGATGCCCGAGGTCGGCATCGGCTTCATCCCCGATGTCGGCGGCACCTACCTGTTGTCGCGGGCGCCCGGCCGACTGGGATTGCACGCCGCGCTCACCGGTGCGCCGTTCTCCGGGGCCGACGCGATCGCCATGGGTTTCGCTGATCACTATGTGCCCCACGACAAGTTGGCCGCGTTCACCGAGTCCGTCATCGCCGACGGGGTCGAGAACGCCCTGGCCACCCACGCCATCGATCCGCCCGCCAGCCCACTGCTCGAACAGCGCGACTGGATCGACGAGTGCTACGCGGGCGACACCGTCGACGACATCCTCGCCGCGCTCGGCGGCCACGATGCCTCCGCCGCGCAAGATGCCGCGAAGCTCATCGCCACCCGCTCCCCCATCGCCCTGTCCGTCACGCTGGAAGCGGTGCGCCGGGCGGCCAAGCTGGACACACTGGAAGACGTGCTGCAGCAGGAGTACCGGACCTCGTGCGCATCGGTGAAATCCCACGATTTCGTCGAGGGCATCCGGGCCCAGCTCGTCGACAAGGACCGCAACCCGCAGTGGTCCCCCGCCTCGCTCTCCGCGGTCACCCCGGCCGACATCGAGGCGTACTTCGTTCCGGCAGAACCCGATCTGACCTTCCAGGAGGAGACCAAATGA
- a CDS encoding Bax inhibitor-1/YccA family protein — MRETSNPVFRSLPKTQGGYAQFGTGAAGFGAQQVHAQPYAQEYLEQPQTGVSRPLTIDDVVTKTGITLAVVSAVAVVSYFLVAGNTALMMPFTLIGGLGGLVMVLIATFGRKQDNPAIVLTYAALEGLFLGAASFLFANLVSSGGPTMIFQAVVASIGVFIGMLVVYKTGAIRVTPKFTRMIVAAMFGVLALVLVNFVLAMFGVGGGEGLGLRSGGGLSIAFSLFVIALAAFSFLIDFDAADQMIRAGAPEKAAWGIALGLTVTLVWLYIEILRLLSYFNND; from the coding sequence GTGCGCGAAACCAGCAACCCGGTATTCCGCAGCCTGCCGAAGACGCAGGGCGGATACGCACAATTCGGTACCGGAGCCGCAGGCTTCGGTGCACAGCAGGTGCATGCGCAGCCCTACGCGCAGGAGTACCTGGAGCAGCCGCAGACCGGCGTCTCCCGGCCGCTGACCATCGATGACGTCGTCACCAAGACCGGCATCACGCTGGCCGTCGTCTCGGCCGTCGCTGTCGTGTCCTACTTCCTCGTGGCCGGAAACACGGCCCTGATGATGCCGTTCACCCTCATCGGCGGCCTCGGCGGCCTGGTGATGGTGCTGATCGCGACCTTTGGCCGCAAGCAGGACAACCCGGCCATCGTGCTGACCTACGCGGCGCTCGAAGGCCTGTTCCTCGGCGCAGCGTCGTTCCTGTTCGCCAACCTGGTGTCCAGCGGTGGGCCCACCATGATCTTCCAGGCCGTGGTGGCCTCGATCGGTGTGTTCATCGGCATGCTCGTGGTCTACAAGACCGGCGCCATCCGTGTGACGCCCAAGTTCACCCGGATGATCGTCGCCGCGATGTTCGGCGTACTCGCGTTGGTTCTGGTGAACTTCGTGCTCGCGATGTTCGGTGTCGGCGGCGGTGAGGGCCTGGGCCTGCGTTCCGGCGGCGGCCTGTCCATCGCGTTCTCGCTGTTCGTCATCGCCCTGGCGGCGTTCAGCTTCCTGATCGACTTCGACGCGGCCGACCAGATGATCCGCGCCGGTGCTCCGGAGAAGGCGGCGTGGGGCATCGCCCTTGGCCTGACCGTGACCCTGGTCTGGCTGTACATCGAGATCCTCCGGTTGCTGTCGTACTTCAACAACGATTAG
- a CDS encoding DUF559 domain-containing protein, translated as MALDFSPGLVDRARAAWLWSHRQGVLAGITAAALHGAKWVDECAPIQLIWTNARSPRGVRTSAMNLPPNETGQACELPVTTPARTAFDIGRTPGIGRAVARLDSLARATDLKARDVEEVAAQHRGARGLRQLERVLPMVDAGSQSPKETWLRLLLINDGLPRPQTQIPVVGAKGCPFAYLDLGWPQWMVAVEYDGDQHRSDRAQYVKDIRRTAELERMGWIIVRVVAEDRPAEVLRRVRAAIASRQSTLC; from the coding sequence GTGGCCCTGGATTTCAGCCCGGGCCTGGTTGACCGGGCCAGGGCAGCGTGGCTGTGGTCGCACCGCCAGGGGGTGCTGGCGGGTATCACCGCGGCGGCGCTGCACGGAGCCAAATGGGTGGACGAGTGTGCTCCGATCCAGTTGATCTGGACCAACGCCAGGAGCCCCCGTGGTGTGCGGACGTCCGCAATGAACTTGCCGCCGAACGAGACCGGACAGGCCTGCGAGTTGCCGGTGACAACGCCGGCGCGGACTGCGTTCGACATCGGCCGCACCCCTGGCATCGGTCGTGCGGTGGCGCGGCTCGACTCCCTCGCCAGGGCAACGGATTTGAAGGCTCGCGATGTCGAAGAAGTGGCCGCGCAGCACCGCGGAGCCCGCGGACTGCGCCAACTGGAGCGAGTGCTGCCGATGGTCGATGCCGGGTCGCAATCCCCGAAGGAAACCTGGCTGCGCCTGCTCCTGATCAACGACGGGCTACCGCGTCCGCAGACGCAGATCCCGGTGGTGGGGGCGAAGGGTTGTCCGTTCGCCTACCTAGACCTGGGTTGGCCCCAATGGATGGTCGCGGTGGAGTACGACGGCGACCAACATCGCAGTGACCGTGCGCAATACGTCAAGGACATCCGCCGAACAGCCGAGCTGGAGCGGATGGGCTGGATCATCGTCAGGGTGGTGGCCGAGGACCGGCCGGCGGAGGTCCTGCGAAGAGTTCGCGCAGCAATTGCCAGCAGACAATCGACGCTGTGCTGA
- a CDS encoding acetyl-CoA C-acetyltransferase, translated as MPEAVIVATARSPIGRAVKGSLATMRPDDLAAQMVRAVLDKVPSLDPKDIDDLMMGCAQPAGEAGYNIARAVAVELGYDFLPGTTVNRYCSSSLQTTRMAFHAIKAGEGDVFISAGVETVSRFGVGAADGAPNSKNALFEEAQARTITQAEGDIKWHDPREDGLIPDVYIAMGQTAENVATYTGISREDQDHWGVRSQNRAEEAIKNGFFEREIVPVTLPDGTVVSTDDGPRAGTTYEKISQLKPVFRPNGTITAGNACPLNDGAAAVVIMSDTKAKELGLTPLARIVSTGVSGLSPEIMGLGPIEAIKKALAKAGKKISDIDLVEINEAFAVQVLGSARELGIDEDKLNVSGGAIALGHPFGMTGARITATLLNNLSTYDKTFGIESMCVGGGQGMAMVVERLS; from the coding sequence ATGCCTGAAGCCGTCATCGTTGCCACCGCCCGCTCGCCGATCGGCCGGGCCGTCAAGGGCTCACTGGCCACCATGCGTCCCGACGACCTGGCCGCGCAGATGGTGCGCGCCGTGTTGGACAAGGTGCCGTCGCTGGATCCCAAGGACATCGACGACCTGATGATGGGCTGCGCCCAGCCCGCCGGTGAGGCCGGCTACAACATCGCCCGTGCCGTGGCCGTCGAACTCGGCTACGACTTCCTGCCCGGCACCACCGTGAACCGGTACTGCTCGTCGTCGCTGCAGACCACTCGGATGGCCTTCCACGCCATCAAGGCCGGCGAGGGTGACGTGTTCATCTCCGCGGGCGTCGAGACTGTGTCGCGCTTCGGCGTCGGCGCCGCCGACGGTGCACCGAACTCGAAGAACGCGCTGTTCGAAGAGGCGCAGGCCCGCACGATCACGCAGGCCGAGGGCGACATCAAGTGGCACGACCCGCGCGAGGACGGCCTCATCCCGGACGTCTACATCGCCATGGGTCAGACCGCCGAGAACGTCGCCACCTACACCGGTATCAGCCGGGAGGACCAGGATCACTGGGGCGTGCGGTCGCAGAACCGTGCGGAGGAGGCCATCAAGAACGGCTTCTTCGAGCGCGAGATCGTTCCCGTGACGCTGCCCGACGGCACCGTGGTCTCCACCGATGACGGCCCGCGCGCCGGCACCACCTACGAGAAGATCAGCCAGCTCAAGCCGGTGTTCCGGCCCAACGGCACCATCACCGCGGGTAACGCGTGTCCGCTGAACGACGGCGCCGCCGCCGTCGTCATCATGAGCGACACCAAGGCCAAGGAACTGGGGCTGACCCCGCTGGCCCGCATCGTGTCCACCGGGGTGTCCGGCCTGTCGCCGGAGATCATGGGCCTGGGCCCGATCGAGGCCATCAAGAAGGCGCTCGCCAAGGCAGGCAAGAAGATCTCCGATATCGATCTGGTCGAGATCAACGAGGCATTCGCGGTGCAGGTGCTCGGCTCGGCTCGGGAACTCGGCATCGACGAGGACAAGCTGAACGTGTCCGGCGGCGCGATCGCCCTGGGCCACCCGTTCGGCATGACCGGTGCCCGCATCACCGCCACGCTGCTGAACAACCTCTCCACCTACGACAAGACCTTCGGCATCGAGTCGATGTGTGTCGGTGGCGGCCAGGGTATGGCGATGGTTGTGGAGCGCCTGAGCTAA
- a CDS encoding SGNH/GDSL hydrolase family protein: MGSSRSAPHVRVPRRSTIALAAAATLASTGSVYLGARNLLSGQANKARQVIPKSWDIPPRADGVYLPGGGPVEKWERGVPFDIHLMIFGDSTATGYGCRVPDEVPGVLIARGVAEQFDKRVRLSTKAIVGATSKGLSGQIDAMFVAGPPPDAAVIMIGANDITKPNGIGPSARRVGDAVRRLRSAGAVVVVGTCPDFGVITAIPQPLRTVARNLGLRLARAQAGAVRAAGGIPVPFSDLLARDFHKAPDLLFSEDMFHPSAAGYALAAKQLLPALCTALGEWDGDAALESGAADTSTLLTRLGGVSRLWRRSTGVPAPIVVHAG; the protein is encoded by the coding sequence GTGGGTTCCAGCCGAAGTGCTCCTCACGTGCGCGTCCCGCGCCGGTCGACCATCGCCCTCGCCGCTGCGGCGACGCTGGCGTCTACGGGATCGGTCTACCTCGGAGCGCGCAACCTGCTGAGCGGGCAGGCGAACAAGGCCAGGCAGGTCATTCCCAAGTCCTGGGACATCCCGCCCCGTGCTGACGGGGTGTATCTCCCCGGCGGCGGGCCCGTCGAGAAGTGGGAACGCGGCGTCCCGTTCGACATCCACCTGATGATCTTCGGCGACTCCACGGCCACCGGATACGGCTGCCGTGTGCCCGACGAGGTACCGGGAGTCCTGATCGCCAGGGGCGTGGCCGAGCAGTTCGACAAGCGAGTCCGCTTGAGCACCAAGGCGATTGTGGGTGCCACCTCCAAGGGCCTGTCCGGTCAGATCGATGCCATGTTCGTGGCGGGCCCACCGCCGGATGCGGCCGTGATCATGATCGGCGCCAACGACATCACCAAGCCCAACGGCATCGGCCCGTCGGCCCGCCGCGTCGGCGACGCGGTGCGTCGGCTGCGCTCGGCGGGCGCCGTCGTCGTGGTCGGCACCTGCCCCGACTTCGGCGTGATCACCGCCATCCCCCAGCCGTTGCGCACCGTCGCACGCAACCTCGGCCTGCGCCTGGCCCGCGCCCAGGCCGGTGCCGTTCGCGCGGCCGGAGGCATACCCGTGCCGTTCTCGGATCTGCTGGCCCGGGACTTTCACAAGGCCCCTGACCTGCTGTTCTCCGAGGACATGTTCCATCCGTCGGCGGCCGGCTACGCGCTGGCGGCCAAGCAGTTGCTGCCCGCGCTGTGCACCGCGCTCGGCGAATGGGACGGGGACGCGGCGCTGGAATCCGGGGCCGCCGACACCAGCACACTGCTGACCCGTCTGGGCGGTGTCAGCAGGCTGTGGCGCCGCTCCACCGGGGTGCCCGCACCCATCGTGGTGCACGCGGGCTAG